aaaggggggtttggccaactcccttgcagctcttcacctttctctgacggagaaggaacaagaaaaggaggcTTTGAGTGCCAATCTCGCCAAGGCCCGGGATGCAGAAGCTTTGTCTGCTGAGCAGGCCCGTAGGGCGAACgagttggccgagggtctccggcgagagctggcctctaagaaggaatccgcagctgcggtgggggagcagctgtctttgacgacgaggcgtttagactcggtcaagggggtccttgctgcaaccgttggccattaccgggccatcgtcgccgagttcggaggcgaaacctccgctcctccggaggaagacagcgtctacgccctcgcctcttggctaaagcgtcaccttgcgaagctccctgatttgatcaatggctgcacggactacggggcACTAGCGGGAGTAGCGAATTATGCCAAGCTTTTGGTGCGCGGCGGGTGTACGGGTACCGAAAGTATTTCGGAGGGAGCGCTGCCAGGTCcggaggagcttggtgagacttctcttggtttgcgaaaaacttTGAGAAATTTCAGtgggtacttttgggctccatttgggagacctgctgcccggaaactggcggaggaaaagagggcgaatgtatttctagtctttgtagccgcTATTTTTCTCTCCTTGCTTTTTGCGAAGCTGCGAAGGCTTTCATTGCATGTGCCCCTGATATTTTAGGCTGTGCTAcaggatgcgcagaagagtcttgcgggcagACCTCCACCAGTTCTGCACTCGGCGACCGTGGGCGacgcctccgccaccgctggcgctccggtgggcgctacgatcggcggtggtgatggtcggaggccgcaggcgccgTCCCCGCCCACAGTTGATGTGGGCTCCGTTCCAGGGACTTCTGCTGTGGCCGGgacgccggaggtctaggctctttgtaggacttagctgttttgacttgtatattgtagtccagttggactcttgtaaataaagtttcttttgttctgaatgattttgtggaaaattttaatcttgcgcaggttccgaatcgggagcctacgcaagatgttgcgcctttgactctctacaacgacgatatttatgtgagcggagagctttgggagtattggcgttcggactttccccgcagcgttgcgtgcgacgtgtttgagtcagttaagtttgacatagacgacaagcacgctgggtttactcgcgcgcttgcttggcgtggacctccgccacaatagtttggattctattgtaagtttgtgtcctgtaagaatggtACTTGACGTTTTATAGAATGcaaaacaggttcactttcttgattgtttgtgtgggggcttatgtctgttgtgctggtttacatatctcgtctagtcccgagcttgcacaccgtgggcctttgcttgggcgaatgtgcgcgatacagaggtggtggccaagacctccgccccatgttctctccttctctgtgcttgcttgatgggcggggtagaagtgttggcagttttttgcccggcggaggcgtacttgaagtccgcctggcgaggcttgctgaatcggtgtgtaatccgataggaggtttggcacagcttgtgcagacggcggagacttttggtatttctttagctgggtgttttagctgtctagtggtatgggcctccgacgctgcacacccgtgggacatgtttcatttgtggagatggcaggttaggtctccggtgtcagggggatgttacgagatttcgtgCAATATCCCCCTTCATCCGTAGGCCtgcgctgttcatcaccgtgccgtagttcctgtctcttttcccactgtctccgaccgtctactggtgcctccgattttacgagttttcgtacaatatctacggccgacttagatatctaaggagacccctgcctccatggctgttGCTGTGGCTTGTActtgtgctctgccttcttccccccttgcgccctatgctgactgaggttttaagggcatggggggagcccattttatagtggggtggtggcttttgggtgttaactttttggtacgttgttagttggaacgtatcttggctttaatggcctatatcttgcttgaattattcgttcgttttgagatcttttgaagtaaataggcctagcgcCATAATGGTGATAGTGTTTTGTCAGACATTTTCCTCTTTTTGCTGTtttcgatggcggagaccttcttcctggttctagcgccataatggtgttgcccctgatgcttggggtggtttttgttaaggtcggaggcctgtttggccgaggttgtttttgccttgatgcctgaatttgttcaggtcttcgtcaagggtcggaggcctgtttggccaaggtggtttctgccttgatgcctgaatttgttcaggtcttcatCAAGGGTCGAAGGCTTatttggccaaggtggtttctgccttgatgcctgaatttggacaggtctttgtcaaggtcgaaggcttgtttggccaaggtggttctgccttgatgcctgactctggacaggtctttgtcaaggtcgaaggcctatttggccaaggtggtttctaccttgatgcctgactctggataggtctttgtcaaggtcgaaggcctgtttggccatagaggtcgtttcaaattgccaatgcctgtggccggcgctttgaaaggacctatgcttatttttgttcaccgaatattgcggcgccagagctggccgcttttggttttggacttttcaagcattcttttggggaattacctctttatacttctagaggccagtgtggagggatgtatttggtttgcgtttagcgctgggtacattgggcagtactgctggtggccagttgtgtaggtggtgttgacctctcttgcgctctgctgtgtcggaggttgggtagtttgcttgttcttcatcctttcctatGTCTCTTTTGTCtctggacaatctttggtgctgtgccctgtgCTTTCGtcgtgaaaaacgcaatatggcctgcgttgtttctgcttttggtttttgttccagtttttgccttggtaaccttgccgaccttggttcctggtctgggtctccggccctgctggcgctgccagttgcccttgttcagggtaaggttgaccctcgatgctgagcacttgcccctggcctggtttctgatttgatgcattctggttcgTATTGCTCTTCTAggagtttttgctgctgttttgctgtctgttttgaccctgctcctccagccttttccgtaggtcattgtctgatctgcagtatttctcaaattcatcatacaactgctgtatggaagttggtttctttcttgctaggtgtgctgcgaacggcccgattcggaggcctttgatcgctgtttcaatggcgatctcgtctgggacgtctggtgccttcgcctttagttgcacgaatttccagaagtagtcgtgtagtgtctctccctgcatttgcttgcactggaacagatctgtggatgtcagcgactgtgctgttagccccttgaaatttgtcaatatcttgtcccggaggtttTCTTAAGAATAGaccgtgcttggtttgagcatggaataccaagccaacgcgtcaccttcggcagcaataacaaatgactttgctaggacggcgtcgtctccaccggcggaggctactgctgcctcgtaactcataatgaactgatgggggtctatCTTTTCGTTGAGCTTTGGTAGTGTAATTGGCTTGTAcaccgttggccatggcgattgttgtatgccttcagagagtggggacttgggatcgataggcctccgcatcacctaAGATGGCATCGTGGTCGggctgatcactggcggaggtatggttgcagttggtgttgctgcggaggctgggattgcggaggttgacgctggtactgcatgctgcatacttagcatctcagcatgtaggactaccaactgctgccttatttctgctgcttgtgctgacgcttgagtagcttgctgattagctgcgaatgtTGCTGCCATTCTGCCCctttcttgttgcgctctttgcaactgtgcttgcagctgttgcagttcttactcgagtgttgtgcctgaatttggttgggcctccggatcttgaatctctagatcttggggttccggtggttgaccctgggcatctgctctagTGTCATCCTTCGCTGgtgaggttgcgtaggtgctacgagtggtgcgcctaggccttcctctctgacccgtggtcATTGCTGCTCTGgttgtggtttttcttttccttgccatcgttggtttgccttggctaaaccacggtgggcgccaatgttgag
The nucleotide sequence above comes from Miscanthus floridulus cultivar M001 chromosome 18, ASM1932011v1, whole genome shotgun sequence. Encoded proteins:
- the LOC136523242 gene encoding uncharacterized protein, with protein sequence MAEAESKKRKGTAVAQAPTKKKKKTGALVIAAAASSAGSASVASAGSKDVQSSSVPSVDVRVTSGGDRSSLGALVRPVRGALSGAECPEASAAPARSLHGDVMARLLTPEERVAAASVRFGPWQPGSMAPGLSSSDTSSSALHLSLTEKEQEKEALSANLAKARDAEALSAEQARRANELAEGLRRELASKKESAAAVGEQLGYFWAPFGRPAARKLAEEKRANDAQKSLAGRPPPVLHSATVGDASATAGAPVGATIGGGDGRRPQAPSPPTVDVGSVPGTSAVAGTPEV